The following DNA comes from Flavobacterium sp. N3904.
TTATGAATGGTGGAGATTGTTTTTACAATAGTTTGGTTTTAGAAGAAATAGAACCATTACTAATAGATGATTTTGATATCTATTATGGTGATAATTTTAAAGAAACTCCAAGCTCAAAAAGGTTGAAAACCTATCCTGAAAAACTTAATTTTTCCTTTTTTTATACAAGTTCAATAAATCATCAATCAACATTTATTAGAAAGTCACTTTTTGAAAAGTATTTCTATTATAATGAGAATTATAAAATTGCTTCTGACTGGGAATTTTTTATATATACAATATGTCATTTACAAGTTCCTTATAAATATCTTAACAAAACGATTGCGATTTATGATTTTACTGGAATTTCTTCTAATCCGAAGTTTTCCATGGTTTATAAAGAAGAAAAAAATAGAACTTACAAAAAGTACTTTGCCGCATTTTATGAAGATTATAAAAATGTTAGTGAATTAAAGTCAAAAAGATATTTACAGTTTGCATATATTAAAAAATTTAAATTCGCTTGGAAGATTACAAAAGCATTTGTCAATTTAGTACTCTTTTTTTTACCCAAGATGCCCAAATAAAAATTATATATGGGTAATTTAGCCCAAATCAACTAAAAATAAAATGAAAAAAATTCATGTTGGCTTTTTGTTTTCTTATGATTACCAAAAATTAAAACTTTCAATTCCGCCAGTATATGATGCTTCGGATAGGATTTTTATTGCAATGGATGAGAATTTAGTAACTTGGTCTGGTAATAAATTTGAAGTTGATTCCTCTTTTTTTGATTGGTTAAAGGAATTTGATACTGACAATAAGATTGAAATTT
Coding sequences within:
- a CDS encoding glycosyltransferase family 2 protein — its product is MKKISVITINYNDNKGLYKTINSVLNQTYKDFEFIIIDGGSTDGSKELIEQHSKQVDYWISETDTGVFNAMNKGIKVATGDFVIFMNGGDCFYNSLVLEEIEPLLIDDFDIYYGDNFKETPSSKRLKTYPEKLNFSFFYTSSINHQSTFIRKSLFEKYFYYNENYKIASDWEFFIYTICHLQVPYKYLNKTIAIYDFTGISSNPKFSMVYKEEKNRTYKKYFAAFYEDYKNVSELKSKRYLQFAYIKKFKFAWKITKAFVNLVLFFLPKMPK